The proteins below are encoded in one region of Thermosulfurimonas marina:
- a CDS encoding methyl-accepting chemotaxis protein: MRLSLRSLILGALGVLVFLQLLSLGVVWYLFRYQGDLAVLINLSGRQRMLTQRMTKEILEYAREPSATLRERVRETVKLYEESLQKITKSPALSGAEQVAAALRENRAFWNRFRERVMVLLSAEPGSPEFEEALRYIRENNLRLLKLSHTVVQAIEALSLQGQKRTQVALVTLSGLFLLVALGVFLAVRAWVVRPLGELTGVFRQLGSGDLQVSVPKTRLFELRSLSEAALGLSHFITRTLQAVKVQNELQRVSEEVVRESAQRLRTSSEELSSFSEEIARAVVDTRESVESVTRSAQELTQAISEISQSVTSTAAATNEARAKAEATDAVVKRLGEEAGKIGSIVETIQTIADQTNLLALNATIEAARAGEAGKGFAVVAGEVKELARQTAEATKRIAETVESIRRGVEEAVASTDEITQTVVELNEYANTIASAVEEQTTVVSEISGALEKVTEEVEGLSGRAERLTTLASEFSGMSLDLEVTLRGVKESVEEMERIGRLFRVQEVALEVKGQPCALAVQEAMLAHIMWRCRVIEAVLRGEVPQVQRDPTKCYLGRILSVWSPQDPALASLVEKILEPHRRLHGLIDEYEAWLREKGQTSMEERLSWLEEKLYPVFAEVVGILDQLLELCRRQYREGIYETI, translated from the coding sequence ATGCGGCTTTCCCTGCGGAGCCTTATCCTGGGGGCGCTGGGGGTTCTGGTGTTCCTCCAGCTCCTTTCTCTAGGGGTGGTCTGGTATCTTTTTCGGTATCAGGGGGATCTCGCGGTTCTCATCAACCTTTCCGGGCGCCAGCGCATGCTCACCCAGCGTATGACCAAGGAGATCTTAGAATACGCCCGGGAGCCTTCCGCGACTTTGCGCGAGAGGGTGCGAGAGACAGTAAAGCTTTATGAAGAAAGCCTTCAGAAGATCACCAAAAGCCCCGCCCTTTCCGGGGCTGAGCAGGTGGCCGCGGCCCTTCGTGAGAATCGGGCCTTCTGGAATCGTTTTCGGGAGAGGGTCATGGTTCTCCTTTCCGCCGAGCCTGGCTCTCCAGAATTCGAGGAGGCCCTTCGCTATATCCGAGAGAACAATCTCCGGCTTCTCAAGTTGAGCCACACGGTGGTCCAGGCCATTGAGGCCCTGAGCCTGCAAGGACAGAAGCGGACCCAGGTGGCCCTGGTCACCCTCTCGGGGCTTTTTCTCCTGGTGGCCCTGGGGGTCTTTCTTGCGGTGCGGGCCTGGGTGGTGCGTCCCCTGGGGGAGCTGACCGGAGTCTTTAGACAGTTGGGCTCGGGCGACCTGCAGGTGAGCGTGCCGAAGACCCGGCTTTTCGAATTGCGTTCCCTCTCGGAAGCGGCCCTAGGGCTTTCCCACTTCATCACCCGCACCCTTCAGGCGGTGAAGGTTCAGAACGAACTCCAGAGGGTCTCGGAGGAAGTGGTGCGGGAAAGTGCCCAACGCCTGCGGACCTCCTCGGAGGAACTTTCTTCCTTTTCCGAGGAAATAGCCCGGGCCGTAGTGGACACTCGGGAGTCTGTGGAAAGCGTGACCCGCTCCGCCCAGGAGCTCACTCAGGCCATCAGCGAGATCTCCCAGAGCGTGACCTCCACCGCAGCGGCCACCAATGAGGCTCGGGCCAAGGCCGAGGCTACGGACGCCGTGGTCAAGCGTCTGGGGGAGGAGGCGGGGAAGATCGGCTCCATCGTGGAGACCATCCAGACCATTGCCGATCAGACCAACCTTCTGGCCCTGAACGCCACCATCGAGGCCGCCCGGGCCGGGGAGGCCGGAAAGGGCTTTGCCGTGGTGGCGGGCGAGGTCAAGGAGCTGGCCCGGCAGACCGCCGAGGCCACCAAGAGGATCGCCGAGACCGTGGAAAGCATCCGCCGGGGAGTGGAGGAGGCCGTGGCCTCTACCGACGAGATCACGCAGACCGTGGTGGAGCTCAACGAATACGCTAACACCATCGCCAGCGCCGTGGAGGAGCAGACCACCGTAGTCTCGGAGATTTCGGGGGCCCTGGAGAAGGTCACCGAAGAGGTGGAGGGGCTTTCCGGAAGGGCCGAACGCCTCACCACGCTCGCCTCGGAATTTTCCGGCATGAGCCTCGACCTTGAGGTTACCCTCCGGGGGGTGAAAGAGAGTGTGGAGGAGATGGAAAGGATCGGGCGGCTTTTCCGGGTTCAGGAGGTGGCCCTCGAGGTAAAGGGACAGCCCTGTGCCCTGGCGGTCCAGGAGGCCATGCTGGCCCATATCATGTGGCGTTGCCGGGTGATCGAGGCGGTCCTGCGGGGAGAGGTCCCTCAGGTCCAGCGAGATCCCACCAAATGTTATCTGGGGCGGATCCTTTCGGTCTGGAGCCCGCAGGATCCGGCCCTGGCCTCCCTGGTGGAAAAGATCCTCGAGCCCCACCGACGCCTTCACGGGCTCATAGACGAGTACGAGGCCTGGCTCAGAGAAAAAGGCCAGACTTCCATGGAAGAGAGGCTCTCCTGGCTGGAGGAAAAGCTCTATCCGGTCTTTGCCGAGGTGGTGGGTATTCTGGACCAGCTCCTGGAGCTCTGCCGCCGCCAGTACCGGGAGGGGATTTACGAGACCATATAA
- a CDS encoding RCKP-type rubredoxin-like domain-containing protein, whose amino-acid sequence MALWKCDKCGFSKESRCKPRKCPECGESGTFVKEGGDPACKASSKGRCKR is encoded by the coding sequence ATGGCCCTCTGGAAGTGTGACAAGTGCGGTTTCAGCAAGGAGAGCCGTTGCAAACCCCGTAAGTGTCCGGAATGTGGAGAATCGGGGACTTTTGTCAAAGAAGGCGGAGATCCCGCCTGCAAGGCTTCTTCCAAAGGGCGCTGTAAGCGCTAA
- the argJ gene encoding bifunctional glutamate N-acetyltransferase/amino-acid acetyltransferase ArgJ — translation MRAPKGFLFSAAAAGIKYRERPDLGLILSEAPATWAGVFTRNDFKAAPVLLGLKRREEVPRVRAILVNSGCANACTGPEGLRDAETLLEDLAGRLGIPPQEILPASTGVIGTRLPVERIREAFPALVAGLSPEKAHLVARAMMTTDTFPKVVSRSFEVGGRSFTLLGMAKGAGMIAPHLATMLAFLLTDAGLPSAVLTPTLREAVEASFNRITVDGDTSTNDTVYLLANGQAGELPSGSWDSFREVLSGVCRELAALIVRDAEGASKLVKIVVRGARSSEEAERLARAVADSPLVKTAFFGEDPNWGRILVAMGKLGLGLIPERVSIKLNGVPLVEGGCGLPEEPARKEMARPEFTLEIQLGLGEASFEILTCDLSYDYVKINAEYRT, via the coding sequence ATGCGGGCTCCCAAGGGGTTTCTTTTTTCGGCGGCAGCCGCGGGCATCAAGTATCGGGAAAGGCCGGATCTGGGGCTCATCCTCTCGGAGGCCCCGGCGACCTGGGCCGGGGTCTTTACCCGCAACGATTTCAAGGCCGCTCCGGTCCTTCTGGGTCTCAAAAGGCGGGAGGAGGTCCCGCGGGTGCGGGCCATCCTGGTCAATAGCGGCTGTGCCAACGCCTGTACCGGCCCGGAGGGGCTCCGGGACGCCGAAACCCTCCTGGAGGACCTGGCCGGTCGTCTGGGAATCCCTCCCCAGGAGATCCTTCCGGCCTCCACCGGGGTCATCGGCACCCGTCTTCCGGTGGAGCGGATCCGGGAGGCCTTTCCTGCGCTGGTGGCCGGACTTTCTCCGGAAAAGGCCCATCTGGTGGCCCGGGCCATGATGACCACCGACACCTTTCCCAAGGTGGTCTCGCGCTCTTTCGAGGTGGGAGGGCGGAGTTTTACCCTCCTCGGGATGGCCAAGGGGGCGGGGATGATCGCCCCCCATCTGGCCACCATGTTGGCCTTTCTTTTGACGGATGCGGGCCTTCCGTCCGCGGTGCTGACTCCGACCCTCCGGGAAGCGGTGGAGGCCTCCTTCAACCGCATTACCGTGGACGGAGATACCAGTACCAACGATACGGTCTATCTCCTGGCCAACGGCCAGGCCGGGGAGCTTCCCTCCGGGTCCTGGGACTCCTTTCGGGAGGTCCTCTCCGGGGTGTGCCGGGAGCTGGCCGCTCTCATCGTGCGCGATGCCGAAGGGGCCTCCAAGCTGGTAAAGATCGTGGTACGCGGGGCCCGCAGCTCGGAAGAGGCCGAGCGCCTGGCCCGGGCGGTGGCCGACTCTCCCCTGGTCAAGACCGCCTTTTTCGGGGAGGATCCCAACTGGGGACGGATCTTGGTAGCTATGGGAAAACTAGGCCTGGGTTTGATCCCGGAACGGGTCTCCATAAAACTAAATGGGGTCCCTCTGGTGGAGGGGGGCTGCGGGCTTCCGGAGGAGCCGGCCCGCAAAGAGATGGCCCGGCCGGAATTCACCTTGGAGATCCAGCTGGGCCTGGGAGAGGCCTCCTTTGAGATCCTTACCTGCGACCTCTCCTATGATTATGTTAAAATTAACGCCGAATACCGCACTTAA
- the surE gene encoding 5'/3'-nucleotidase SurE, with the protein MKILLTNDDGIYAEGLCALYRALSLEHEVVIVAPEAERSAVGHAITLSDPLRVRVVRRGRDFWGYAVNGTPADCVKLAFYELVGPVDLVVSGINRGANVGINVLYSGTVSAATEAAILGRPALAVSLAAFSGEDYCFAAYFTALLVENLPSLSSPFCLNVNIPHLPAHLIKGIKVTRQGTRKLKERFEKRVDPHGNIYYWQCGEEFLEEDPDTDVVALKSGYISITPLAHDLTDYKTLSFLQDFRLSY; encoded by the coding sequence GTGAAGATCCTTCTTACTAACGACGACGGCATTTACGCCGAGGGGCTCTGTGCCCTCTATCGGGCCCTTTCTCTGGAGCACGAGGTGGTCATCGTGGCCCCGGAGGCCGAGCGCAGCGCCGTGGGGCACGCCATCACCCTTTCTGACCCCCTGCGGGTCCGGGTGGTCCGCCGGGGTCGGGATTTCTGGGGCTACGCGGTCAACGGCACCCCGGCCGACTGCGTGAAACTGGCCTTCTACGAATTGGTGGGCCCGGTGGATCTGGTGGTCTCCGGAATCAACCGCGGGGCCAATGTGGGGATCAATGTCCTTTATTCCGGAACGGTCTCCGCGGCCACCGAAGCGGCCATTCTGGGGAGGCCCGCCCTGGCGGTCTCGTTGGCCGCCTTTTCCGGGGAGGACTACTGCTTTGCCGCCTATTTTACCGCTCTTTTGGTAGAAAACCTCCCCTCTCTTTCTTCCCCTTTTTGCCTCAATGTTAATATTCCCCATCTTCCAGCCCACCTCATCAAAGGCATAAAAGTTACCCGCCAGGGGACCCGTAAACTGAAAGAAAGATTTGAAAAAAGGGTAGATCCCCATGGTAATATTTACTATTGGCAGTGCGGAGAGGAGTTTCTGGAGGAGGATCCCGATACAGATGTAGTGGCTTTAAAATCTGGATACATCAGTATCACCCCTCTAGCCCACGATTTAACGGACTATAAAACCCTTTCCTTTCTACAAGACTTTCGTTTGTCCTACTGA
- a CDS encoding HTH domain-containing protein: protein MARKRSRMITKDDVKFIYENYLKMTSAEIAEKLGISRFQVTKVVSELRKRGVDIPKKAGKRRNPIDEFVEELKKSKK from the coding sequence ATGGCCCGTAAGAGAAGCAGAATGATCACCAAGGATGATGTGAAGTTCATTTACGAAAACTACTTAAAGATGACTTCGGCCGAGATTGCGGAAAAATTGGGGATTAGTCGTTTCCAGGTTACCAAAGTGGTGAGCGAGTTGCGCAAGCGCGGGGTGGACATCCCCAAGAAGGCTGGAAAGCGCCGCAATCCCATCGACGAGTTCGTAGAGGAGCTTAAGAAGTCTAAAAAGTAA
- a CDS encoding bifunctional riboflavin kinase/FAD synthetase, translated as MEIYTPRDFPLKIPHPVATLGNFDGVHLGHQALIKETLHLAREMGGTPLAVTFEPHPRRILRPEDPPPLLTTFEERLELFEAYGLSRVLVIPFGPELASLPPEEFVEEYLVDGLGLKGLVVGFNYRFGHARRGDAALLKRLGEKWGFEVRVVPPQKIEGLMVSSSLIRELLLQGEVERAARLLGRPYRLKGRVVPGEARGRTLGFPTANLEPPPEKLLPARGVYAVRVQWAGKWWKAVMNLGQRPTFGGRRLCLEVHLFDFQGDLYGETLTVEFMRFLRPERKFASPAELRAQILEDCRQARKALTF; from the coding sequence ATGGAGATTTACACCCCGCGCGACTTTCCCTTAAAAATCCCCCATCCGGTGGCCACCTTAGGCAATTTTGACGGAGTCCACCTGGGCCACCAGGCCCTCATTAAGGAGACCCTTCATCTGGCTAGAGAAATGGGGGGCACCCCTCTGGCCGTAACCTTTGAGCCCCATCCCCGGCGGATCCTGCGCCCGGAAGACCCCCCACCCCTCCTTACCACCTTTGAAGAGCGTCTGGAATTATTTGAGGCTTACGGCCTTTCCCGGGTCCTGGTCATCCCTTTCGGTCCGGAGTTGGCGAGCCTGCCTCCGGAGGAATTTGTGGAAGAATATCTGGTGGATGGCCTGGGGCTTAAGGGCCTGGTCGTAGGTTTTAATTATCGTTTCGGACATGCCCGCCGGGGAGACGCGGCCCTTCTAAAGCGCCTGGGGGAAAAATGGGGCTTTGAGGTCCGGGTGGTCCCGCCGCAGAAGATCGAGGGGCTTATGGTCTCAAGTTCCCTTATTCGAGAGTTGCTCCTTCAGGGGGAGGTGGAGCGGGCCGCCCGCCTCCTGGGAAGGCCTTACCGCCTCAAAGGGCGGGTGGTCCCGGGTGAGGCCCGGGGACGCACCCTGGGCTTTCCCACGGCCAACCTGGAGCCTCCCCCGGAAAAGCTCCTTCCGGCCCGGGGCGTCTACGCCGTACGGGTCCAATGGGCCGGAAAATGGTGGAAGGCGGTGATGAACCTCGGACAGCGGCCCACCTTCGGGGGCCGCCGCCTCTGCCTAGAAGTCCATCTTTTCGATTTCCAGGGAGACCTCTACGGAGAAACCCTCACCGTGGAGTTTATGAGATTTCTGCGGCCGGAGAGAAAATTTGCCTCTCCGGCCGAACTCCGGGCCCAGATCCTGGAGGACTGTCGCCAGGCCCGCAAGGCCCTTACTTTTTAG
- the carA gene encoding glutamine-hydrolyzing carbamoyl-phosphate synthase small subunit, whose amino-acid sequence MKALVMLEDGTHFWGWSFTGPGEAFGEMVFNTAMTGYQEILTDPSYKGQIVAMTYPLIGNYGVNSEDMESLRIQVEAFVVREYQPRYHNWRAEKSLGQWLSENGVLGVEGVDTRALTRHVRLFGAMKAGVTTEDLHPQRFLERVKESPGLVGRDLVKEVTCAKPYRWREGRLEWGVTEFVGDREFRIAVLDCGLKLNQLRIFESRGGECVVFPADTPAEVLLSCGPDGIFLSNGPGDPAAVPYVVETVRALLGKKPLFGICLGHQMLGQALGASTYKLKFGHRGANHPVKDLTTGRIEITSQNHGFCVRAEELPPEVEVTHINLNDGTLEGIRHREIPAFSVQYHPEHAPGPHDSEYLFDRFLDLVRAHA is encoded by the coding sequence TTGAAGGCCCTGGTCATGCTGGAGGACGGAACCCACTTCTGGGGCTGGTCTTTTACCGGACCGGGAGAGGCCTTCGGGGAAATGGTCTTCAACACCGCCATGACCGGCTATCAGGAAATCCTCACCGACCCTTCCTACAAGGGACAGATCGTGGCCATGACCTATCCTCTCATCGGAAACTACGGGGTCAACTCCGAGGATATGGAAAGTTTACGGATCCAGGTGGAGGCCTTCGTGGTGCGGGAATATCAGCCCCGTTACCACAACTGGCGGGCCGAAAAATCTCTGGGCCAATGGCTTTCGGAAAACGGGGTCCTCGGGGTGGAAGGGGTGGACACCCGGGCCCTCACCCGCCACGTGCGCCTTTTCGGGGCCATGAAGGCCGGGGTCACCACCGAGGATCTCCACCCTCAACGCTTTCTGGAACGGGTGAAGGAGAGTCCCGGGCTCGTGGGCCGCGACCTGGTGAAGGAAGTCACCTGCGCCAAGCCCTATCGCTGGCGTGAAGGCCGCCTGGAGTGGGGGGTTACGGAATTTGTAGGAGATCGAGAATTCCGTATCGCAGTCCTCGACTGCGGCCTCAAGCTCAACCAGTTGCGTATTTTTGAAAGCCGCGGCGGTGAATGTGTGGTCTTTCCGGCAGACACACCCGCGGAGGTCCTCCTTTCCTGCGGGCCCGACGGGATCTTTCTTTCCAACGGGCCCGGAGATCCAGCGGCGGTGCCCTATGTGGTGGAGACGGTACGCGCCCTTCTGGGGAAAAAGCCCCTTTTCGGGATCTGTCTGGGCCACCAGATGCTAGGGCAGGCCCTGGGGGCCAGCACCTACAAGCTCAAGTTCGGCCACCGCGGGGCCAACCACCCCGTAAAGGACCTTACCACCGGACGGATCGAGATCACCTCCCAGAATCACGGATTCTGCGTGCGGGCCGAAGAATTGCCCCCGGAAGTGGAGGTCACCCATATCAATCTCAACGATGGCACCCTGGAGGGTATTCGCCACCGGGAAATCCCGGCCTTTTCCGTGCAATACCACCCGGAACACGCCCCCGGTCCCCACGACTCGGAGTACCTCTTCGACCGCTTTCTGGATCTGGTGAGGGCCCACGCCTGA
- the prfB gene encoding peptide chain release factor 2 (programmed frameshift) yields MKSLILQPAEIRAALERLGDRLADLRGVFDPEALRRDLERIEKEVSRPDFWASTEAQRVLKERARISETLRRWESLSQKFEDLEVLFELALEENSEEALVEVRRGLEELEEELAEEELRVLLSGEHDAANAIVTIHAGAGGTEAQDWVEMLLRMYSRWAERKGYRVRVVDLLAGEEAGLKYVTLLVEGPYAYGHLKAERGVHRLVRISPFDASGRRHTSFASVTVIPEIEEDIQIEIRPEDLRIETMRASGHGGQHVNKTETAVRITHLPTGIVVTCQNERSQHLNKAMAFKILKARLYELERRKLEEKKAQLAGEKKEIAFGHQLRSYILQPYRLVKDHRTGYETGNVEAVLDGEIDPFIRAYLLSQAHGEAGRLSEEGLRETPTSTGEEGPRAEARA; encoded by the exons ATGAAGTCCTTAATTTTACAGCCAGCGGAAATTCGAGCCGCCCTGGAACGCCTGGGGGATCGCCTTGCCGATCTAAGG GGTGTCTTTGACCCGGAGGCCCTGCGCCGAGACCTCGAAAGGATTGAAAAGGAGGTCAGCCGGCCGGACTTCTGGGCCTCTACCGAAGCCCAGCGCGTGCTCAAGGAACGGGCCCGTATTTCCGAGACCCTACGACGCTGGGAATCTCTGAGCCAAAAATTTGAAGACCTGGAAGTCCTTTTTGAACTAGCCCTAGAGGAAAATTCCGAAGAGGCCCTGGTCGAGGTCCGGCGGGGTCTTGAAGAACTCGAAGAAGAACTGGCCGAGGAAGAGTTGCGGGTACTCCTTTCCGGAGAGCACGACGCCGCCAACGCCATTGTCACCATCCACGCCGGGGCCGGAGGAACCGAGGCCCAGGACTGGGTAGAGATGCTCCTGCGCATGTACTCTCGCTGGGCGGAGCGCAAGGGCTACCGGGTGCGGGTGGTGGATCTTCTTGCCGGAGAGGAGGCCGGGCTCAAGTATGTCACCCTTCTAGTGGAAGGACCTTACGCCTATGGTCATCTTAAGGCCGAACGGGGGGTCCACCGCTTGGTGCGCATCTCCCCCTTTGACGCCAGCGGACGCCGGCACACCTCCTTTGCCTCGGTCACCGTAATCCCGGAAATCGAAGAGGATATCCAGATCGAGATCCGCCCGGAGGATCTCCGCATCGAGACCATGCGGGCCTCGGGCCATGGAGGCCAGCACGTAAACAAGACCGAGACCGCGGTGCGCATCACCCACCTGCCCACGGGGATCGTGGTCACCTGTCAGAATGAACGCAGTCAACACCTCAACAAGGCCATGGCTTTCAAGATCCTCAAGGCCCGCCTTTACGAGCTCGAACGCCGTAAACTGGAAGAAAAAAAGGCCCAGTTGGCCGGAGAGAAAAAAGAAATCGCCTTCGGCCACCAGCTCCGTTCCTATATCCTGCAACCCTACCGGCTGGTCAAAGATCACCGTACCGGCTACGAGACCGGAAATGTAGAAGCGGTGCTTGACGGAGAAATCGATCCCTTCATCCGGGCCTATCTCCTCTCCCAGGCCCACGGGGAAGCCGGCCGTCTTTCGGAAGAAGGACTACGGGAGACCCCGACCTCGACCGGGGAGGAAGGGCCCCGGGCGGAAGCCCGCGCTTAG
- the phoU gene encoding phosphate signaling complex protein PhoU produces MPLLEKNLQEIRNYVLEMCRLVVEMVRSAVAAFERRDPELAEKVIERDRRVDELDVLIDRLCLETIALKHPVASDLRFVVSTLDMIRDLERLGDQAVNIAERVPRLLSLPAIYTCPVDLSEMARKALRMLEEVINAFVARDAERAREIKTWDDEVDRYKKVVIERIVDCMEKKPEIVRAGVEYIIVAQNLERVADLATNIAEEIVYIVEGKLVKHEEVLPEGPRERKRPELFELLEKHARLVVECTERLPLAVEAYFEGDQDRLREISEDIIAIEREADRLKQNIRGHLPYGIITPVDKFELFLFLKEQDAVADAAEDILKWLTFKEVEVPERLFGKILRLVEENVKTAEYLVPLLEKSRLYLERGDERSREDAKEIVRTIRQREHENDLLATEIRREVFRLDTECLRVYFLLELLDYIGEISGRAENAADLMRAMIAKI; encoded by the coding sequence ATGCCTCTTTTGGAAAAAAACCTCCAGGAGATCCGCAACTATGTGCTCGAAATGTGCCGGCTGGTGGTGGAGATGGTGCGTTCGGCGGTGGCGGCCTTTGAAAGGCGCGATCCGGAGCTGGCGGAAAAGGTCATCGAGAGGGACCGGCGGGTGGATGAGCTGGATGTGCTCATTGACCGCCTGTGTCTGGAGACCATCGCCCTCAAGCACCCGGTAGCCAGTGACCTTCGGTTCGTAGTCTCCACCCTGGACATGATCCGGGATTTAGAGCGACTAGGGGATCAGGCCGTAAACATCGCCGAGCGGGTGCCCCGCCTCCTCTCCCTCCCGGCCATCTACACCTGCCCTGTAGATCTTTCGGAAATGGCCCGCAAGGCCCTGAGGATGCTGGAGGAGGTCATCAACGCCTTCGTGGCCCGGGACGCCGAAAGGGCCCGGGAGATCAAGACCTGGGACGACGAGGTGGACCGCTACAAAAAGGTGGTTATCGAACGCATTGTGGACTGCATGGAAAAGAAACCCGAAATTGTGCGGGCAGGGGTGGAATACATCATCGTGGCCCAAAATCTGGAACGGGTGGCGGATCTGGCCACCAACATTGCCGAGGAGATCGTCTATATCGTGGAAGGGAAACTGGTCAAGCATGAGGAGGTGCTCCCTGAAGGGCCCAGAGAGAGGAAAAGACCCGAACTCTTTGAACTCCTTGAAAAACATGCCCGTCTGGTGGTGGAATGTACCGAGCGTCTTCCGCTGGCGGTGGAGGCCTATTTCGAGGGGGATCAGGACCGGCTACGGGAAATCTCGGAGGACATCATTGCCATCGAAAGGGAGGCCGACCGCCTCAAACAGAACATCCGGGGACATCTCCCTTACGGGATCATCACTCCGGTGGACAAATTCGAACTTTTCCTTTTTCTCAAGGAACAGGACGCGGTAGCCGACGCCGCAGAGGACATCCTGAAGTGGCTCACCTTTAAAGAGGTGGAAGTGCCGGAAAGGCTCTTTGGGAAGATCCTCCGTCTGGTAGAAGAAAACGTAAAAACCGCGGAATATCTGGTGCCTCTTCTCGAAAAATCCCGGCTATATCTCGAAAGGGGCGACGAACGCTCCCGGGAGGATGCCAAGGAGATCGTACGCACTATCCGGCAGCGGGAACATGAAAATGATCTTCTGGCCACGGAGATCCGGCGAGAGGTCTTCCGGCTTGATACGGAATGTCTCCGGGTTTATTTTTTGCTCGAACTTCTGGACTACATTGGAGAAATTTCCGGCCGGGCGGAAAACGCGGCGGATCTCATGCGGGCCATGATCGCTAAGATTTAG
- the larE gene encoding ATP-dependent sacrificial sulfur transferase LarE produces MIPEALRQVLLSARRAAVAFSGGVDSAVLLACAVQVLGPEKVVALHAVGEIFAPEERKLARETARSLGVRFEEIPVDFLSLSAFRENPPDRCYYCKRHLLGLFLERARQLGVEALWEGTQKSDLSSFRPGLKALSELGVRSPLAEAGLTKEEVRSLARALGLPQAERPSSPCLATRFPPGEPVTSEALFLVYRAEKTLRDLLGEEILRVRYLRGEARLEVPPEVLPRVFSERSQVVEVLRALGFRRVSLDLEGYRSS; encoded by the coding sequence ATGATCCCGGAGGCCCTGCGTCAGGTGCTCCTTTCGGCCCGCAGGGCGGCGGTGGCCTTCTCCGGCGGTGTGGATAGCGCGGTCCTTCTGGCCTGCGCCGTACAAGTCCTGGGGCCGGAAAAGGTCGTGGCCCTCCATGCCGTAGGGGAGATCTTTGCCCCGGAGGAAAGGAAACTGGCCCGGGAGACGGCCCGAAGCCTCGGGGTAAGATTCGAAGAAATCCCGGTGGATTTCCTGTCTCTTTCGGCCTTTAGGGAAAACCCCCCGGACCGGTGCTACTACTGCAAGCGTCACCTCCTGGGTCTCTTTCTGGAGAGGGCCCGCCAACTCGGAGTGGAAGCCCTTTGGGAGGGGACCCAAAAAAGCGATCTTTCTAGCTTTCGGCCCGGGCTCAAGGCCCTCTCCGAGCTCGGAGTGCGCAGTCCTTTGGCCGAGGCCGGCCTCACCAAGGAGGAGGTAAGGTCCCTGGCCCGGGCCCTGGGCCTTCCCCAGGCCGAAAGGCCCTCCTCCCCCTGTCTGGCCACCCGTTTCCCCCCCGGAGAACCCGTGACCTCCGAGGCCCTCTTCCTGGTCTATCGTGCGGAAAAGACCCTGAGGGATCTCCTAGGGGAAGAAATCCTCCGGGTGCGCTATCTCCGGGGAGAAGCCCGGCTGGAGGTCCCTCCGGAGGTCCTGCCTCGGGTCTTTTCCGAAAGGTCTCAAGTGGTGGAGGTCCTTCGAGCCCTGGGTTTCCGCCGGGTAAGCCTCGATCTTGAGGGATACCGGTCTTCCTAA